From the genome of Acropora palmata chromosome 4, jaAcrPala1.3, whole genome shotgun sequence, one region includes:
- the LOC141879009 gene encoding monocarboxylate transporter 3-like isoform X1 — protein sequence MPLCSESKCCFSEEKKRKDSPWSWLVLFGASMNLGFTVGLIFSFGILVPVFMEDFKTSTERVAWCGSVSIAMFQGLGPFAGSLINRFGCRVMSIIGCLICAVSLTITSFATHLITLYASYVCLGVGGAFTFLSCLEIVRRSFEKWRSIALGIASAGQGLGTMVLSQVVAALVIVVGWRNSMRILAGALVVNSLFGFLYGSTSATDDSSKKLLINTSVEKQKSKRFSLNLSVFKVPSFLVVAATFFFTMFGRPIIYVLLVKYAKDNDTSDEKASRLFLFMGINIVIGRFVCGFLCAIKSLDNWYIFQGVLFINGVSTMLVNLTTSYFALAAYALVFGFCDGAMATVRNIQAMTCVDQRQAASSLGFTLMIGSFTTLIGPPISGLTVDKYHSYTAAFYMAGGSFVLASMIPLVLCCVPKDNRSRSESRIDLTPADEEAPDDGPEFDKWTPRGQLIINEPTFASYATQYRSCEVKTTKRNMNSIFLTTI from the exons ATGCCGCTTTGTAGTGAATCGAAATGCTGCTTTagtgaagaaaagaaaagaaaggacaGTCCTTGGAGTTGGCTAGTGTTGTTTGGGGCTTCCATGAATTTGGGTTTCACCGTTGGATTGATCTTCAGCTTTGGGATTTTAGTACCTGTGTTCATGGAGGATTTTAAGACGAGCACAGAACGTGTAG cCTGGTGTGGTTCCGTTTCCATTGCCATGTTTCAGGGGCTGGGTCCCTTTGCAGGCTCTCTTATAAACCGCTTTGGCTGCCGAGTAATGTCCATCATAGGATGCCTGATTTGCGCTGTCAGCCTGACCATCACGTCCTTTGCCACCCACTTGATAACCTTGTATGCGTCATACGTGTGTCTTGGAGTGGGAGGagcatttacatttttgtcGTGTTTGGAAATCGTCAGAAGgtcttttgaaaaatggcgATCCATCGCCCTCGGAATTGCCTCTGCAGGCCAAGGCTTGGGTACAATGGTTCTCAGTCAAGTTGTTGCTGCGTTAGTTATTGTTGTCGGTTGGAGAAATTCGATGCGGATTCTTGCTGGCGCTCTGGTTGTGAACAGCTTATTTGGCTTCCTATATGGTTCCACGTCTGCCACCGACGACAGCAGCAAAAAGCTTCTCATTAACACATCGGTGGAGAAGCAAAAATCCAAACGCTTTAGTCTCAATTTATCGGTTTTTAAAGTCCCCAGCTTTCTTGTTGTGGCTGCCACGTTCTTCTTTACAATGTTTGGTCGTCCAATTATATACGTGCTTCTG GTCAAGTATGCGAAAGATAACGATACTTCAGACGAGAAAGCATCCAGACTCTTTCTTTTCATGGGAATCAACATCGTCATTGGACGATTTGTCTGCGGTTTCCTGTGTGCAATTAAGAGCCTGGACAACTGGTACATTTTCCAAGGTGTCCTATTTATCAATGGTGTCTCGACAATGCTTGTCAACTTGACCACAAGTTACTTCGCCCTGGCCGCATACGCCTTGGTGTTTGGATTCTGTGATGGAGCCATGGCCACAGTGCGGAACATCCAAGCTATGACGTGCGTTGATCAGCGCCAAGCAGCCTCATCCCTTGGATTCACACTGATGATCGGTTCATTTACAACTCTTATTGGACCGCCGATATCAG GTCTCACTGTTGACAAATATCACTCGTACACGGCTGCATTCTACATGGCTGGTGGTTCTTTTGTGTTAGCTTCAATGATTCCTTTGGTGCTTTGTTGTGTACCAAAGGACAACAGATCTCGTTCAGAATCACGAATTGACTTGACGCCAGCTGACGAAGAAGCCCCGGATGATGGCCCAGAATTCGACAAGTGGACACCTAGAGGCCAACTGATAATCAATGAGCCAACATTTGCTTCTTATGCAACTCAATACCGCTCTTGCGAAGTCAAAACTACCAAGCGTAACATGAATAGCATCTTCCTTACCACAATATAA
- the LOC141879009 gene encoding monocarboxylate transporter 4-like isoform X3, translated as MPLCSESKCCFSEEKKRKDSPWSWLVLFGASMNLGFTVGLIFSFGILVPVFMEDFKTSTERVAWCGSVSIAMFQGLGPFAGSLINRFGCRVMSIIGCLICAVSLTITSFATHLITLYASYVCLGVGGAFTFLSCLEIVRRSFEKWRSIALGIASAGQGLGTMVLSQVVAALVIVVGWRNSMRILAGALVVNSLFGFLYGSTSATDDSSKKLLINTSVEKQKSKRFSLNLSVFKVPSFLVVAATFFFTMFGRPIIYVLLVKYAKDNDTSDEKASRLFLFMGINIVIGRFVCGFLCAIKSLDNWYIFQGVLFINGVSTMLVNLTTSYFALAAYALVFGFCDGAMATVRNIQAMTCVDQRQAASSLGFTLMIGSFTTLIGPPISGQTVMEEPLKSQQGRGRCRGSLSGRRTV; from the exons ATGCCGCTTTGTAGTGAATCGAAATGCTGCTTTagtgaagaaaagaaaagaaaggacaGTCCTTGGAGTTGGCTAGTGTTGTTTGGGGCTTCCATGAATTTGGGTTTCACCGTTGGATTGATCTTCAGCTTTGGGATTTTAGTACCTGTGTTCATGGAGGATTTTAAGACGAGCACAGAACGTGTAG cCTGGTGTGGTTCCGTTTCCATTGCCATGTTTCAGGGGCTGGGTCCCTTTGCAGGCTCTCTTATAAACCGCTTTGGCTGCCGAGTAATGTCCATCATAGGATGCCTGATTTGCGCTGTCAGCCTGACCATCACGTCCTTTGCCACCCACTTGATAACCTTGTATGCGTCATACGTGTGTCTTGGAGTGGGAGGagcatttacatttttgtcGTGTTTGGAAATCGTCAGAAGgtcttttgaaaaatggcgATCCATCGCCCTCGGAATTGCCTCTGCAGGCCAAGGCTTGGGTACAATGGTTCTCAGTCAAGTTGTTGCTGCGTTAGTTATTGTTGTCGGTTGGAGAAATTCGATGCGGATTCTTGCTGGCGCTCTGGTTGTGAACAGCTTATTTGGCTTCCTATATGGTTCCACGTCTGCCACCGACGACAGCAGCAAAAAGCTTCTCATTAACACATCGGTGGAGAAGCAAAAATCCAAACGCTTTAGTCTCAATTTATCGGTTTTTAAAGTCCCCAGCTTTCTTGTTGTGGCTGCCACGTTCTTCTTTACAATGTTTGGTCGTCCAATTATATACGTGCTTCTG GTCAAGTATGCGAAAGATAACGATACTTCAGACGAGAAAGCATCCAGACTCTTTCTTTTCATGGGAATCAACATCGTCATTGGACGATTTGTCTGCGGTTTCCTGTGTGCAATTAAGAGCCTGGACAACTGGTACATTTTCCAAGGTGTCCTATTTATCAATGGTGTCTCGACAATGCTTGTCAACTTGACCACAAGTTACTTCGCCCTGGCCGCATACGCCTTGGTGTTTGGATTCTGTGATGGAGCCATGGCCACAGTGCGGAACATCCAAGCTATGACGTGCGTTGATCAGCGCCAAGCAGCCTCATCCCTTGGATTCACACTGATGATCGGTTCATTTACAACTCTTATTGGACCGCCGATATCAG GGCAAACCGTGATGGAGGAGCCCCTGAAATCGCAGCAAGGCAGAGGCCGATGCCGGGGGAGCCTTTCTGGCAGAAGAACTGTCTAG
- the LOC141879009 gene encoding monocarboxylate transporter 4-like isoform X2, which yields MFQGLGPFAGSLINRFGCRVMSIIGCLICAVSLTITSFATHLITLYASYVCLGVGGAFTFLSCLEIVRRSFEKWRSIALGIASAGQGLGTMVLSQVVAALVIVVGWRNSMRILAGALVVNSLFGFLYGSTSATDDSSKKLLINTSVEKQKSKRFSLNLSVFKVPSFLVVAATFFFTMFGRPIIYVLLVKYAKDNDTSDEKASRLFLFMGINIVIGRFVCGFLCAIKSLDNWYIFQGVLFINGVSTMLVNLTTSYFALAAYALVFGFCDGAMATVRNIQAMTCVDQRQAASSLGFTLMIGSFTTLIGPPISGLTVDKYHSYTAAFYMAGGSFVLASMIPLVLCCVPKDNRSRSESRIDLTPADEEAPDDGPEFDKWTPRGQLIINEPTFASYATQYRSCEVKTTKRNMNSIFLTTI from the exons ATGTTTCAGGGGCTGGGTCCCTTTGCAGGCTCTCTTATAAACCGCTTTGGCTGCCGAGTAATGTCCATCATAGGATGCCTGATTTGCGCTGTCAGCCTGACCATCACGTCCTTTGCCACCCACTTGATAACCTTGTATGCGTCATACGTGTGTCTTGGAGTGGGAGGagcatttacatttttgtcGTGTTTGGAAATCGTCAGAAGgtcttttgaaaaatggcgATCCATCGCCCTCGGAATTGCCTCTGCAGGCCAAGGCTTGGGTACAATGGTTCTCAGTCAAGTTGTTGCTGCGTTAGTTATTGTTGTCGGTTGGAGAAATTCGATGCGGATTCTTGCTGGCGCTCTGGTTGTGAACAGCTTATTTGGCTTCCTATATGGTTCCACGTCTGCCACCGACGACAGCAGCAAAAAGCTTCTCATTAACACATCGGTGGAGAAGCAAAAATCCAAACGCTTTAGTCTCAATTTATCGGTTTTTAAAGTCCCCAGCTTTCTTGTTGTGGCTGCCACGTTCTTCTTTACAATGTTTGGTCGTCCAATTATATACGTGCTTCTG GTCAAGTATGCGAAAGATAACGATACTTCAGACGAGAAAGCATCCAGACTCTTTCTTTTCATGGGAATCAACATCGTCATTGGACGATTTGTCTGCGGTTTCCTGTGTGCAATTAAGAGCCTGGACAACTGGTACATTTTCCAAGGTGTCCTATTTATCAATGGTGTCTCGACAATGCTTGTCAACTTGACCACAAGTTACTTCGCCCTGGCCGCATACGCCTTGGTGTTTGGATTCTGTGATGGAGCCATGGCCACAGTGCGGAACATCCAAGCTATGACGTGCGTTGATCAGCGCCAAGCAGCCTCATCCCTTGGATTCACACTGATGATCGGTTCATTTACAACTCTTATTGGACCGCCGATATCAG GTCTCACTGTTGACAAATATCACTCGTACACGGCTGCATTCTACATGGCTGGTGGTTCTTTTGTGTTAGCTTCAATGATTCCTTTGGTGCTTTGTTGTGTACCAAAGGACAACAGATCTCGTTCAGAATCACGAATTGACTTGACGCCAGCTGACGAAGAAGCCCCGGATGATGGCCCAGAATTCGACAAGTGGACACCTAGAGGCCAACTGATAATCAATGAGCCAACATTTGCTTCTTATGCAACTCAATACCGCTCTTGCGAAGTCAAAACTACCAAGCGTAACATGAATAGCATCTTCCTTACCACAATATAA